The segment ataaatatttggaaaacaaaagagtaaccactgttaaaatgttgcttTCGATCAACCAACTCTGTCCTCAAATTAATAGGAGAACATAACCATGATATATTAACCCAAAATGCAGTTAATATTACCGTCCACAAATGTGGACACCGTGCATGAGAGggacaaacattgacaagggaaacctctttagtggttttgcctgcaaaataaaagcacaagaatttttgcagcaatgctttactTAGAGTTGAATTGtgagcttttattttaaaaaattctgAACGCCATTTAAAAGAAtctagcctgcttgacacaccacTGAAATGGCTGTCAGGAAACGTGatttccctaaatgtcctctgcctgcaGAAACTGGGGAAAAGGCGTCTTTAGGTTGATGGCTGCTGATCAAATGCTGGAACGCGCACACTGCAGCACATATtgtattgtgagcatgtgaaacagttgcTTCTTGATCAGTTtgttgaagggggggggggggattcagCCGACGTGGGATCGAACACGTAACCTTCTAGGtgaaagtcctgcattttaccaactgagctaaccaagcACCATAACATTTGGTTTAAATATTATGTCTTATCACCATCTATGGATTAAAAAAATGCTCCAGTATAAAacttatttgctgacccctgctgtatattattattacttcttcaAACGTACGTATTCAGCTTAGCACTGCCTGGattctacaagaagaagaaaggaaggatgtagtgatgaaatgctctgtagcgctgttcgTCCGTTTTGGCcttctgtagaaacatggcgacgtccatgaaAGGGGGAcctgcggttatgtagatagaaatgtgtCATTCTAaggcaggggtattcaattagaattcaaagaggttcagttagagaaaatttcccgaagcaaaggtccggaacatcaaaacaactaacttgcgttatcattcagtgccAGGTCGTCGGTCCGGacagaaaacatagttatggtaAATTACACACAGGACCTTTAagttcaaatgtatttattatttcaatCCTCAGCTGTCCTCCCTATTCACTGCAGTCTTCGGCAGTGTTCAGAACAACTTTAGTTTGTGCATAAAAGAACGTTCAAAATTGGTGAATGCAGCAAGTTCTCCTAAATCACCCATACAAGCCACTTAAGAACAAATCTGTTTGTatgaatgtatttgttttatggTGATTTTCCAACATTTTCATTGTTCACCTGAATTAGTGGTTGATGAGGCAGATTCCGGTGAAACGCATGTTACtctaaaatgtgtgaaatgaaGTTGGTTCAGGACAGTATTTCCCAGTACACTGGAACTGCATCTCATGTATTCACTCACCTCAGATGCCAACCCTGTATTTCTTTTCTCAGTTCTTCACAGGCTGGTGGATTATGATTGATGCAGCAGTGACGTATCCAACCCAGGACAAAATGAACCACGCATTCCACACATGCGGCGTCTTCTCCACTATAGCATTCTTCATGTAAGTGCTAGACACTGTAGGTTGTAGATCTGTCTGTAGACAATGAGGTTGAGAAACGGGGGGCACAGGGTCCAATTCCTGGAAGCAGTACCTCcaacaaaaacaatttgtttgCTGTTCATGAGTGGCAATCGGATGGATGTGATGCTCCCATGTGGTGAAGCTATTAGTTGGCAGGTAGAAAAAACTGTCTTGCAGCTCTTAAAACGTCTTAAAAAGCCTTGAATTCAGTTGCTTCAAAAAGGCCTTAGAAGATATTAAAGTCTTGATTCCATTTTCAAAAGTCTTATTTTTTCTTACCTGCCATAGACGGTAGCATTATTGAGCACTTTTGGCCGTGTGGAGACAGTAGCATGCTTTGTAGTGTACACCCTCAATGTAGGCGAGCGACGCCACCTAAAACTGCCTGAGATCATTTTCAAAGTCACCTTTATCATCGGGAATAAACCCAAAATACACAGTCGCCGGTTTTGGTGAGCGTAGTGAGTGTATGGCTGAGCAAGAGATAGAGTGAGCAGCAGGTGAATACAGCAGATCAGAGTAAGGGTGAGCAGTAAGTGTACACTGTAGGTTACAGTCTGTCagtgaataaagactgcagctaAGCTCTAGCAGCTGCACAGGGGGTTATTTGCATTGTTGCATTGTAGATGATGTCATGCAATTTACACTATCTCATATCAGTTTAAGAGAAAGAGGAGCGTCTGTGTTTTTGACGGTATTGAAAGTCGACCATCCGGATTTCTAAATACCACATATACCATGATACTTTGTTACCACCCAGGCCGATACTGTTAATGAGAATATAAAATTTTTCCATTGTCTTACTACCATGGAGCAGAGTATCAGTCATTCATGATGAGTAGGAATAAATGTCATTTTGAGGCGACATGCTGAAGGAAATAGGACAAAAATTCTCCAGGTTACATGGAAAAACGTGACAGCTGCCAGGAGCAGTAGCCTGTAGCCTCGTGCTGTTAGAACAGAAAGAGGGCATTAATATGCAACAACTTAAGCAACACTAAAAATATCTCTTGACATTACGTAGTAgcatctttttttctgcaaCTTGAAGCACTCAAGTTAACTGAGTGTTTCCTTAATGTAGCCGCTTACTGTCTTTATTTTCAGGATCAATGCTGTTTCTAATGGCCAGGTGAGAGGAGACACATATGGAGAGGGCTGCCTTGGCAGGACAGGTCTGTTTCTCtaaatatgtgtgtgagagaatgaatttatacattttgacTTCTGATTGCCTACAGAAATCTTGTACTACTGTGTACTTATGTATACCATTAAATCGTGTTGCGGCTGAATAACTGAACTTAATGGCTGCTTGGATGTAAATACCTTCTCAAACATGTGCTGTGTGCCAAGAAGACTCTGACCTTAAGACAATGGAAGATCAAGGAAGGggaaacaattatttaaaaaactgttaCAGAGTGATTTCCAATAAAAAgcagtatattatatataaaaccAACTAAAAGCCacaaaaagtaaattaatatatatttaaatttctcTGCTTCAAATTAATTGACTTATCCTCAAAAATATTATGTGGGAATATTTATTCAGCTGTCAGGGTGTGAAGCAGTGAGCTGATGAAAGTGATTGGCATGTCTGTGTCCTTGCAGGAGCTCGTCTCTGGCTGTTCATCGGCTTCATGATGATGTTTGGCTCACTCATTGCCTCCATCTGGATCCTGTTCGGTGGCTACGTCGTACCAAGTGAGTGTCCCTCCACAATCTGTCTGGATGATTTCATCAATATCAGCAATTTAATAATTATAGTTagatataattaattatttaagaaCAGGGATTCAAGTTCTCTGTCGCTATGACATTCAAGTTAAATTCTCCTCAAGAGAAAATTGATTCTGCCAGTTACCTAATTACCAAATCAGAGGTCTATGTTTATATAATCTGCCTAACAGTGCCAAGTTAAAAGGAGTTAGTTAGCATGCAaagactgtgtctgtgtgaagcaTAACATTTGTAACAACAATGTACCAGTGGCTAACTATGGTTACATAATCTCACATTAACAATTAAAggatcacaacaataaaacctcaatgaaaaacacatcaatgtaCATTGACAAAAACGAAACAGTCTTGTTCTTAACCAAGTTACGATATAGTTGAGCGATGTGAAGCTCTATAATGTCCAGTTACGTTACCAGTGCGTAAAGGAAGAACGTTGCTTCCAAGTGACTTTGTGTCGCTTGGCGGCTGTAAAATCAGAGAGCTCTGTTGCAAGCAGGCCACACTGGAAGAGATGTGTCCGGGGTCACATCAGAAGAAGAGTGGAAAAGAGAGGGGTCGTGGTCAGAGGTCACTGAtagggatgcagcgattaccggaTCTCACTATTAACCGCGCTTTAAAACGTCACAGTTAATCAATCATAAAGGCTCCGCAACACCAAGTGTTTCTGTTACACGGAACGAAACTGTGGCAACTTGCACAAAACAAGAATAAAGTTAGAGGAGCGTTGCACTAGCTTAAGTGTCGTGCTTATCAGAGGATAAACCATGGCagagggaccaaactgtgaagctttagttccaccaaagaaacagctaaagtcggcagtgtgggagcatttcgaGTAGGCCACACTAAAACTGATCAGGGCGACAGCCCGGTTGCGCTATGAggcccattattttcaatggtgGTCAAAGCAGTTGAACTTCCACGCAGTTCAAAtcgcttcttttctgaaagggcctttgtGGAAGACGGAACGTAGTCCGTCCAACAAAAAATttgtaccaacaaaatctgtaatcgttgcatccctacTCACTAACCAGTCGTAGCAGTAGCTGGGTCTCTGGGCTGACGTCACATCTATCGCGTCCACTGAATCTTCCTGCGTCTCGTTATGGCTGTGCCCGTGCTGCCGGAGCTAATCAAGGCtattctagtcaatgcttgtgagtccaccagaagctgctctgcagaaaATACGCAGcgagtctatttttgacggaagctgcacagagcagattgAACCGGGCAGAATGTGACACGCATAGAAATCTggtcagttttcaaaataaaacacaatttaacaacGTAGCCTGCTTAATTGTAGCAGAAGTACTGcttcctgtctctccctccctgtatgtgtctcttttttatttttttattattttttttttattgttatgacACATTAACATACAACACTCTCGTATGGGGAACAAAAATTAGATCACTTGGTACAAATCAAAAACCAGTCTTacaaacacaggaaataaatgaaaataaatgaataaacagaaaGGAGAATGGGGCTACCAGTTAGTAAAAAGgctatagaaaacaaaataaggtCTCATTTCGGTGCAGCAATATGGGGAGATTGTTAAAACAATAATTGCTTGGATATATCTCTATACATCTTTCTTGCAATTATACTAGATTTAACATTCTTCAGTGATGAAAAGAACAacttaaaattatttatgaaCCACAAAAAGGAAGGCTTAGAAGATTTCCACTTACTACAATGGATATGATATTTACCCTTGAGAACAGTCATATTCACCAGATCAGACGAAGGCGGATCTACATTGTCCATATAAAAGAGGATGTGTGACAAATTAAAAGATGGAATATTATCAATCTTAAGTGACAGCCAATTATGTAAATCAGACCAAAAGGTTTTGGACAAGGGACAGGAAAAGAACATGTGTTCCAGAGTCTCCTCAGCAGCCTCACAAAATATACAGGGATCTACTTCAAATTTGAACCTTTTTTTAAGAAAGTCTGCAACCG is part of the Micropterus dolomieu isolate WLL.071019.BEF.003 ecotype Adirondacks linkage group LG07, ASM2129224v1, whole genome shotgun sequence genome and harbors:
- the LOC123973353 gene encoding transmembrane protein 50B-like, with product MAGFLDNFRWPEWECIDWGERRNAVASTAAGVLFFTGWWIMIDAAVTYPTQDKMNHAFHTCGVFSTIAFFMINAVSNGQVRGDTYGEGCLGRTGARLWLFIGFMMMFGSLIASIWILFGGYVVPKKEVVAPGLAVFFQNAFIFFSTLIYKFGRTEDLWG